The proteins below come from a single Argentina anserina chromosome 1, drPotAnse1.1, whole genome shotgun sequence genomic window:
- the LOC126793235 gene encoding uncharacterized protein LOC126793235 — MRKRDLAILMLSAFAIFFSLQHEGDFSFREAWMHLSDDYPIKYEAERLPPPIVADLNGDGKKEVLVATHDAKIQILEPHSLRVDEGFSSARVLAEVSLLPDKIRISTGRRAVAMATGVIEKVRPGQRARQVLVVVTSGWSVMCFDSNLKRLWDVNLQEDFPHNAHHREIAISITNYTLKHGDSGLVIVGGRMEMQPHISLDPFEEIGMTEKTAEQHRRNLTEKEASENSGTVDLRHFAMYAFAGGSGKIRWTRKNENIEAHASDASQLIPQHNYKLDVQAMNSRHPGEFACREFRESILGVMPHYWDRREDTLLKLAHFRRHKRKTLKKTAGKSINYPYHKPEENQPPGKDSTKKISNLIGKAAQYAGSSKSKKPYPYIPTITNHTQLWWVPNVVVAHQKEGIEAVHIASGRTLCKLNLQEAGLHADVNGDGVLDHVQAVGGNGAEQTVVSGSMEVLRPCWAVATSGVPVREQLFNASICHHSVFNLFQHGDYSRSYGRAPDMASLEVATPILIPRNDGHRHRKGSHGDVVFLTNRGEVTSYSPGLHGHGAVWNWHLLTGATWSNLPSPAGMMEAAMVVPTLKAFSLRVHDNQEVILAAGDQEAILISPGGSILTSLDLPAPPTHALIAEDFSNDGLTDLILVTSTGVYGFVQTRQPGALFFSILVGVLILVMGVIFVTQHLNSIKGKPRPSGR, encoded by the exons TCCTTCCGAGAGGCATGGATGCACCTCTCCGACGACTACCCCATCAAATACGAAGCCGAGCGCCTCCCGCCTCCGATCGTCGCCGATCTCAACGGCGACGGCAAGAAAGAAGTCCTCGTCGCCACTCACGATGCTAAAATCCAG ATTTTGGAGCCGCACAGTTTGCGCGTGGATGAGGGATTCAGTAGCGCGCGCGTTCTTGCTGAGGTCAGCCTTTTGCCTGACAAAATCCGTATCTCCACCGGGAGACGCGCCGTGGCAATGGCTACCGGAGTCATAGAGAAAGTGAGGCCGGGGCAGAGAGCCAGGCAGGTTTTGGTGGTTGTCACGTCGGGCTGGTCTGTAATGTGCTTTGATTCCAATCTCAAGAGGCTTTGGGATGTTAATTTGCAG GAGGATTTTCCGCATAATGCTCATCATAGGGAAATTGCCATATCGATAACGAATTACACgctgaagcatggagactcgGGGTTGGTGATTGTTGGTGGAAGGATGGAAATGCAGCCTCAT ATTTCCTTAGATCCTTTTGAAGAAATTGGGATGACAGAGAAAACTGCTGAGCAGCATAGAAGAAATCTAACGGAAAAGGAG GCATCTGAAAATTCTGGAACTGTGGATTTACGCCATTTTGCAATGTATGCATTTGCCGGTGGTTCTGGCAAAATTAGATGGACTAGAAAGAATGAG AATATTGAAGCACATGCTTCAGATGCATCACAGTTGATTCCGCAGCACAACTACAAGCTTGATGTTCAGGCTATGAACAGTCGTCATCCCGGAGAA TTTGCATGTAGGGAATTCAGAGAATCAATCCTCGGAGTTATGCCGCATTATTGG GATAGAAGAGAAGATACTTTATTGAAACTTGCACACTTCAGGAGGCACAAAAGGAAAACATTGAAGAAAACAGCTGGAAAGAGTATCAACTACCCTTACCATAAGCCTGAAGAAAATCAACCTCCTGGGAAGGACTCAACAAAAAAGATATCGAACTTAATTGGGAAAGCTGCCCAGTACGCTGGTTCATCAAAATCCAAGAAG CCATATCCATATATCCCTACCATCACAAATCACACGCAGCTTTGGTGGGTCCCTAATGTGGTTGTCGCTCATCAAAAAGAAGGGATAGAAGCTGTTCACATAGCATCTGGTCGCACTCTTTGTAAG CTTAATCTTCAAGAAGCTGGTCTTCATGCAGATGTAAATGGTGATGGAGTCCTAGATCATGTCCAG GCTGTTGGTGGAAATGGCGCTGAGCAGACTGTTGTTAGTGGATCCATGGAAGTACTCCGTCCTTGTTGGGCTGTTGCAACCTCCGGTGTACCTGTACGAGAACAATTATTTAACGCTTCCATATGTCATCATTCAGTCTTTAACTTATTCCAACATGGAGATTATTCTAGAAGCTATGGTCGGGCTCCCGATATGGCTTCATTGGAAGTAGCCACACCTATTCTCATCCCAAGAAATGATGGCCATAGGCACCGAAAGGGAAGCCATGGTGATGTTGTCTTCTTGACAAATCGTGGTGAG GTAACATCTTACTCACCTGGCTTGCACGGTCACGGTGCTGTTTGGAATTGGCATCTGTTAACTGGTGCAACATGGTCAAATCTCCCATCTCCAGCGGGGATGATGGAAGCTGCTATGGTGGTCCCTACACTGAAGGCATTCTCCTTGCGTGTCCATGACAATCAGGAAGTGATCCTTGCGGCCGGAGATCAAGAGGCTATCTTGATATCACCTGGAGGAAGTATCTTAACCTCCCTTGATCTGCCAGCACCACCTACCCATGCCTTGATTGCGGAGGACTTCTCGAATGACGGGCTCACAGACCTTATTCTTGTGACCTCTACTGGGGTGTATGGTTTTGTACAGACCAGGCAACCGGGGGCCCTCTTCTTCAGTATACTAGTTGGTGTACTCATACTTGTGATGGGAGTCATATTTGTCACCCAACACCTGAACTCTATAAAGGGCAAACCTCGTCCTTCTGGTCGGTGA
- the LOC126784765 gene encoding protein SHORT INTERNODES-like has translation MAGFFSLGGGRSSHNPESRNQNQPESSQIPPETLFWYKNEEGMPFKGSFELWQHQQQQQLQHHHHQQQQHLHQLQLQQDLYASAAALGVGPSSINVSDESSSRPFMIMRPSSSGGGGGTGGGGGGGGSTSGSSVSCQDCGNQAKKDCVHMRCRTCCKSRGFECATHVKSTWVPASKRRERQEQHLTTLQQHSHQEVQVIRGGGENPKRLRESNHPNNPSSNSSLGACTRIIANTSGLEVGNFPPELTSNAVFRCVRVSSIDDDEDQYAYQTAVNIAGHVFKGILYNQGPDTSNYNNMSTGGESSSGGGGGGGGGGGGVIQPLNLINAAPTTAGSGGVTVAAASGSGTLMDPNSLYPANPFMASGTQFFLPPRS, from the exons ATGGCTGGTTTTTTCTCACTAGGAGGAGGTCGGAGCAGTCACAATCCGGAAAGCAGGAACCAGAATCAGCCGGAATCAAGTCAAATTCCGCCAGAGACGTTGTTTTGGTACAAGAATGAAGAGGGCATGCCTTTCAAAGGAAGCTTCGAGCTATGGCAGcaccagcagcagcagcaactaCAGCATCACCACCATCAGCAACAGCAGCATCTCCACCAGCTCCAGCTCCAGCAAGATCTGTACGCCTCTGCCGCTGCTCTAGGCGTCGGCCCCAGCAGCATCAACGTCTCCGATGAGTCGTCGTCGCGGCCCTTCATGATTATGAGACCCTCCTCGtccggcggaggaggaggtacaggtggaggtggtggtggtggtggatcgACGTCCGGGAGCTCCGTTAGCTGTCAAGACTGTGGCAACCAAGCTAAGAAAGATTGCGTGCACATGAGGTGCAGGACTTGCTGCAAGAGCCGAGGGTTCGAGTGCGCCACCCACGTGAAGAGCACGTGGGTGCCGGCATCGAAACGCCGGGAGAGGCAGGAGCAGCACCTCACGACGCTGCAGCAACATAGTCATCAAGAAGTTCAAGTGATCCGGGGAGGAGGGGAGAATCCAAAGAGGTTGAGAGAGAGCAATCATCCGAATAATCCAAGCTCCAATTCTTCACTGGGAGCTTGCACTCGCATTATCGCTAACACGTCAG GGTTGGAGGTGGGGAATTTTCCGCCCGAACTGACCTCCAACGCCGTGTTTCGCTGCGTGAGAGTGAGCTCCATCGACGACGATGAAGACCAGTACGCATATCAGACGGCAGTGAACATAGCCGGCCACGTGTTCAAGGGAATTCTCTACAACCAAGGGCCTGATACTAGTAACTATAATAATATGAGCACAGGTGGGGAGAGCTCGTCTGGGGGTGGAGGAGGCGGAGGGGGAGGTGGCGGAGGAGTCATTCAACCACTCAATCTCATCAATGCAGCTCCCACTACAGCCGGCAGTGGTGGTGTAACGGTGGCAGCCGCTTCAGGTTCTGGGACGTTAATGGATCCTAACTCTCTATACCCGGCTAACCCATTTATGGCTTCGGGTACGCAATTCTtcctaccaccaagatcttgA